Proteins encoded within one genomic window of Rhododendron vialii isolate Sample 1 chromosome 1a, ASM3025357v1:
- the LOC131316415 gene encoding probable alpha,alpha-trehalose-phosphate synthase [UDP-forming] 11, which translates to MLSRSCFNLLNLDDYLRPDRTRIPRVMTVPGIISDFASNDFNNGEKTDSQSDVVSSASQERRIIVSNQLPVKAHRDAAVGSRWCFDWDKDELALQLKDGFPNEVEVIYIGCLKADIDPSEQDDVSTLLFEKFRCVPTFLPPEVQNNYYHGFCKHYLWPLFHYMLPLTPGHRFDRVLWQAYVSANKIFADTIMEVINPDEDYVWIHDYHLMVLPTFLRKRFNRIKLGFFLHSPFPSSEIYRTLPVRDEILRGFLNCDLIGFHTFDYARHFLSCCSRMLGLDYQSKRGYIGLEYYGRTVSIKILPVGIHMGLLESVMSVSSTAKKVEELREKFEGKIVMLGVDDMDMFKGISLKFLAMGNLLEDHVELRGKVVLVQIMNPARSRGKDIQEVQDEIDSVANEVNLKYGGPGYEPIVFVHGPVSTKDKVAYYAISECVVVNAVRDGMNLVPYTYTVCRQGSPDLDKALGIEGSDVPRKSVIIVSEFIGCSPSLSGAIRVNPWNIDAVSCAMNSAITMPESEKQLRHEKHYKYISSHDVAYWAKSFDQDLERACREHYRKRCWGIGFGLGFRVVALGPNFRKLAVEHIVSAYNKTKSSRLILLDYDGTMMPQGSVDKSPSEEVIKVLNGLCNDPQNVVFIVSGRGKDSLSKWFSPCEKLGLSAEHGFFTRWRRDSAWESCMLAMDFDWKKIALPVMEHYTEATDGSFIEQKESALVWHHQEADPDFGMWQAKELLDHLESVLANDPVVVKRGQHIVEVKPQGVSKGVVVESLIETMRARGKLPDFVLCVGDDRSDEDMFETIARSVSNPSLPATAEVFACTVGQKPSMAKYYLEDTSEVIKMLQGLATRSIWTA; encoded by the exons ATGCTGTCTAGATCTTGTTTCAACCTACTGAACCTCGACGACTACCTCCGGCCCGATCGTACCCGGATTCCCAGAGTCATGACCGTACCTGGCATAATATCCGACTTCGCAAGTAATGACTTCAACAACGGCGAAAAAACGGATTCCCAGTCCGACGTCGTCTCATCGGCGAGCCAAGAACGGAGGATCATCGTGTCCAACCAGCTCCCGGTGAAGGCCCACCGCGACGCCGCCGTCGGTTCGCGGTGGTGCTTCGATTGGGACAAGGACGAGCTCGCCCTCCAGCTCAAGGACGGGTTCCCGAACGAAGTCGAAGTCATCTACATCGGCTGCTTGAAGGCCGATATCGATCCGTCCGAGCAAGACGACGTTTCCACCTTGCTGTTCGAAAAGTTCCGGTGCGTCCCGACGTTCTTACCCCCGGAGGTTCAGAACAATTACTACCACGGGTTCTGTAAGCACTACTTGTGGCCCTTGTTCCACTACATGCTGCCGTTAACCCCGGGTCACCGGTTCGACCGGGTTTTATGGCAGGCCTACGTATCCGCGAATAAAATATTCGCAGATACGATCATGGAAGTAATAAACCCAGACGAGGATTATGTCTGGATACACGATTATCACTTAATGGTGCTCCCCACTTTCTTAAGAAAAAGGTTTAACAGGATTAAGCTAGGGTTTTTCCTTCACAGCCCGTTCCCGTCGTCTGAAATATATCGAACATTGCCCGTTCGCGACGAGATTCTTCGAGGTTTCCTGAATTGTGATCTAATTGGGTTCCACACGTTTGATTACGCTAGGCATTTCTTGTCCTGTTGTAGTAGAATGCTGGGTTTGGATTACCAATCGAAAAGGGGGTATATTGGGTTGGAATACTATGGTAGGACGGTTAGTATCAAGATTTTACCTGTTGGGATTCATATGGGTTTGCTTGAATCCGTTATGTCGGTTTCCAGCACTGCTAAGAAGGTTGAGGAGTTGAGGGAGAAGTTTGAGGGGAAAATTGTGATGTTGGGTGTGGATGATATGGATATGTTTAAAGGTATCAGCTTGAAGTTTTTGGCAATGGGGAATTTGTTGGAGGATCATGTTGAGTTGAGGGGGAAGGTGGTTTTGGTCCAGATAATGAACCCGGCTCGGAGCCGGGGCAAGGATATCCAGGAGGTTCAGGATGAGATCGATAGCGTTGCGAACGAGGTTAATTTGAAGTATGGTGGACCAGGTTATGAACCGATTGTGTTTGTTCACGGGCCAGTTTCGACCAAAGATAAGGTTGCGTACTATGCTATTTCGGAGTGTGTTGTGGTGAATGCTGTGAGGGATGGGATGAATTTGGTGCCTTATACGTATACAGTTTGTAGACAAGGGAGCCCTGATTTAGACAAGGCCTTGGGGATTGAAGGATCTGATGTGCCAAGGAAGAGTGTGATCATTGTGTCCGAATTCATCGGGTGCTCACCATCTCTCAGTGGGGCGATCCGGGTCAATCCGTGGAACATCGATGCTGTCTCCTGCGCGATGAATTCAGCAATCACAATGCCAGAATCGGAGAAACAATTGCGCCATGAAAAGCACTATAAGTATATCAGTTCTCATGATGTGGCTTATTGGGCTAAGAGTTTTGATCAGGACCTGGAAAGGGCTTGTAGGGAGCATTACCGGAAGAGGTGTTGGGGGATCGGGTTTGGTTTGGGGTTCAGGGTTGTGGCTCTGGGTCCTAATTTCAGAAAGCTTGCGGTGGAACACATTGTCTCTGCGTACAATAAGACGAAGAGCAGCCGGCTAATTTTGTTGGACTACGATGGTACTATGATGCCTCAGGGCTCCGTGGACAAGTCGCCAAGCGAGGAGGTTATTAAGGTCTTGAATGGGCTTTGCAACGATCCGCAGAATGTTGTTTTCATTGTGAGTGGCAGAGGAAAGGATAGTCTCAGCAAGTGGTTTTCTCCCTGTGAGAAACTTGGTCTTTCTGCCGAACATGGGTTCTTCACACG GTGGAGGAGGGATTCGGCATGGGAGTCCTGCATGTTGGCAATGGATTTCGACTGGAAGAAGATTGCGCTACCGGTGATGGAGCACTATACGGAGGCTACAGATGGGTCATTTATAGAGCAGAAGGAAAGCGCTCTCGTTTGGCACCATCAAGAAGCCGACCCAGACTTTGGAATGTGGCAGGCTAAAGAGCTTCTCGATCACCTCGAGAGCGTTCTTGCTAATGACCCTGTCGTTGTTAAAAGAGGCCAGCACATTGTTGAAGTCAAACCACAG GGTGTAAGCAAAGGAGTAGTGGTGGAAAGTCTCATAGAAACCATGCGGGCAAGAGGAAAGTTGCCGGATTTCGTTTTATGCGTAGGCGATGACCGATCGGACGAGGACATGTTTGAGACGATTGCGAGATCTGTTTCCAACCCCTCGTTGCCCGCCACAGCAGAAGTTTTCGCGTGCACTGTCGGTCAGAAACCGAGCATGGCAAAATACTATCTCGAGGACACTTCCGAAGTAATCAAGATGCTTCAAGGTCTAGCAACGCGCAGCATCTGGACAGCTTAA